A part of Paenibacillus donghaensis genomic DNA contains:
- a CDS encoding ABC transporter substrate-binding protein has product MTNAMNKRSVFLTSLTLASLLALSACGGGNAASPSNNTANTATDSPGTAATDSGEKVKLTMFIWAGSNQDIVPKEVVAEYVKAHPNVEVTFEESSNSVMYPKMVAGKQADANNPVVNFGYFNADASAKGLNDDMWEPLDPAIVTNMKDIPEAFHTADNKGIVWGVSSFALVYNKDLVKTPPTSWNDLWTNEEFKGKSAMWDYMFYAYISPLIAVKGDELGATYDNPEPAFKFWAEHSDQIGTLVTSNDQLKGLLDSGDALIAPFSAQVAQTWIDGGSPLAVTYPSEGAISFPYSLQVVKGSTPEQQKVANEIINELLSADALSRYAEATGTPVTSTTAAIPDKYKDDPSFSIEVQSKGINPDWATLAKDSSKWKEFWDRLVKTEL; this is encoded by the coding sequence ATGACAAATGCAATGAATAAACGTTCGGTATTTCTGACCAGTCTCACTCTAGCCTCTCTGCTTGCCTTGTCCGCCTGCGGTGGAGGGAATGCAGCATCTCCTTCCAATAATACGGCTAATACGGCGACTGACTCTCCGGGTACGGCAGCCACGGACAGCGGAGAGAAGGTCAAGCTGACCATGTTCATCTGGGCAGGCTCCAATCAGGATATCGTACCCAAAGAGGTAGTAGCCGAATATGTCAAAGCTCATCCGAACGTGGAGGTTACGTTTGAAGAATCCTCCAACTCTGTGATGTATCCCAAGATGGTGGCAGGCAAGCAGGCCGATGCCAATAATCCCGTGGTCAATTTTGGTTATTTTAACGCAGATGCCAGTGCCAAAGGGTTGAATGATGATATGTGGGAACCGCTGGATCCTGCCATCGTCACCAACATGAAGGATATCCCGGAAGCCTTCCATACTGCAGATAACAAGGGTATTGTATGGGGCGTATCTTCCTTTGCCCTGGTCTATAACAAGGATCTGGTGAAGACACCGCCAACCAGCTGGAATGATTTATGGACGAACGAAGAGTTTAAAGGCAAATCCGCAATGTGGGATTACATGTTCTACGCCTACATTTCTCCGCTGATTGCCGTGAAGGGTGATGAGCTTGGAGCCACCTATGATAATCCCGAGCCTGCCTTCAAGTTCTGGGCGGAGCACAGCGATCAGATCGGAACCCTGGTTACCTCCAACGACCAATTAAAAGGACTGCTTGATTCCGGTGATGCCCTGATTGCCCCATTCAGTGCACAGGTAGCACAGACCTGGATCGATGGTGGCTCCCCGCTGGCGGTTACCTACCCTTCGGAAGGGGCGATTTCCTTCCCTTATTCTCTTCAGGTGGTGAAGGGCTCCACACCGGAGCAGCAGAAAGTGGCCAACGAAATTATCAATGAGCTGCTCAGTGCAGATGCGCTTTCCCGCTACGCCGAAGCTACAGGCACTCCCGTTACCAGTACAACAGCTGCTATTCCCGACAAATACAAGGATGATCCATCATTCTCGATTGAAGTTCAGAGCAAGGGTATTAATCCCGACTGGGCAACCCTGGCCAAGGACAGCTCTAAGTGGAAGGAATTCTGGGACCGGCTGGTCAAAACTGAGCTGTAA